A single window of Hemicordylus capensis ecotype Gifberg chromosome 15, rHemCap1.1.pri, whole genome shotgun sequence DNA harbors:
- the USP30 gene encoding ubiquitin carboxyl-terminal hydrolase 30 isoform X1 produces MPLSRPSLEETDKAALRRFLRVVGAARSKVMNNWGVLGGIAAALAASVYVLWGPITERRKRGKGLVPGLLNLGNTCFMNSLLQGLSACPSLIRWLEGFTVQYKAEQRETPGQHCLSLTLLHLLKALSCQEATDEDLLDASGLLEVLRMYRWQISSFEEQDAHELFHVLTSSLEDERDRRPRVTHLFDVHSLEQPEIPQKEICCRTRGSPRPASSHWKLQHPFHGRLTSNMVCKHCKHQSPLRYDTFDSLSLSIPATMWGHPLTLDHCLHHFISSESVKDVVCDNCTKIQAEGTASGQTVENQRTTFVKQLKLGKLPQCLCIHLQRLSWSSQGTPLKRNEHVQFGEFLAMDIYKYRFPAHKANPKGSPEASPSTGEGTAPKLPATERRAINKAPLVNGACSPSLLTPPLAFPYVAVPDYGSPTYLYRLMAIVVHHGDMHSGHFVTCRRSPPPSKNPLATSNQWLWISDDVVRKTTLQEVLSSSAYLLFYERVPSRQQQHQSQELRAEE; encoded by the exons ATGCCCCTGAGCCGCCCCAGCCTGGAAGAGACGGACAAGGCGGCGCTCAGAAGGTTCCTGCGGGTCGTAGGGGCGGCCAG ATCGAAAGTAATGAATAACTGGGGTGTGCTTGGCGGGATTGCAGCTGCTCTTGCCGCCAGCGTCTATGTCCTGTGGGGTCCCATCACGGAGAGAAGAAAACGCGGGAAAG GGTTggtcccaggcctgctcaatctGGGGAACACTTGCTTCATGAACTCCCTGCTCCAAGGATTGTCTGCTTGTCCGTCTTTGATCAGATGGCTGGAGGGATTCACTGTTCAGTACAAGGCTGAACAGAGGGAGACACCTGGCCAGCACTGCTTGTCTCTTACGTTGCTCCACCTCCTAAAAG CTCTGTCCTGCCAGGAGGCGACGGACGAGGACCTCCTGGATGCCAGCGGCTTGTTAGAGGTGTTAAGGATGTACAGGTGGCAGATCTCCTCTTTCGAAGAGCAG GATGCTCACGAGCTCTTCCACGTCCTCACCTCCTCGCTGGAAGATGAACGAGATCGTCGGCCTCGGGTCACGCATCTCTTTGATGTGCATTCGCTAGAG CAGCCAGAAATACCCCAAAAGGAAATATGCTGCAGAACAAGAG GATCCCCTCGTCCCGCATCGAGCCACTGGAAGCTGCAGCATCCTTTTCACGGCAGGCTGACGAGCAACATGGTTTGCAAACATTGCAAGCATCAg AGCCCTCTGAGATATGATACATTTGACAGTCTGTCCCTGAGCATTCCTGCCACCATGTGG ggcCACCCCCTGACGCTGGACCACTGCCTCCACCACTTCATCTCCTCCGAATCGGTCAAGGATGTTGTCTGTGACAACTGCACGAAG ATCCAAGCGGAGGGGACTGCGAGTGGACAGACGGTGGAGAACCAGAGGACAACGTTCGTGAAACAGCTAAAACTGGGGAAG CTGCCGCAGTGCCTCTGCATCCACCTGCAAAGGCTGAGCTGGTCCAGCCAGGGGACGCCTCTGAAACGCAACGAGCACGTCCAGTTCGGCGAGTTCCTCGCCATGGACATCTACAAGTATCGCTTCCCTGCCCACAAGGCCAACCCCAAAGGCAGCCCGGAGGCCTCGCCCAGCACGGGAGAAGGGACCGCGCCAAAGCTGCCAG CCACGGAGCGACGAGCTATCAACAAAGCCCCCCTGGTGAACGGCGCTTGCTCCCCGTCCTTGCTGACCCCGCCTCTGGCCTTCCCGTACGTGGCTGTTCCCGACTACGG ATCCCCCACATATCTGTACCGCCTGATGGCCATTGTGGTGCACCACGGGGACATGCACTCGGGACACTTCGTGACGTGCCGTCGCTCTCCTCCGCCTTCCAAAAACCCCCTGGCCACCAGCAACCAGTGGCTGTGGATTTCGGACGACGTGGTGCGCAAGACCACCCTGCAGGAGGTCCTTTCGTCCAGCGCCTACCTGCTCTTCTATGAGCGCGTCCCCtcgcggcagcagcagcatcaaagcCAGGAGCTCCGAGCGGAAGAGTAA
- the LIMK2 gene encoding LIM domain kinase 2 isoform X1, translating to MDGGVAAAAGEEEWRCLGCGDSVAAGQRLYRTVNEAWHISCFCCSECQDLLTNWYYEKDGKLYCHKDYWRKFGESCHGCSLLMTGPVMVAGEYKFHPECFACMSCKVIIEDGDTYALVQHSALYCGKCHNQIVLTPMIERLSTESLCEQLPYTLTLVSMPAATDGKRGFTVAVEGGCSAYATSVQVKEVNRIHISPDVQNAIHPGDKILEINGTPIRTLQTEEVKDLIRKTSQTLQLLIEHDPVSQRLDRLRLDSHLPVRIKKPSSPCPISPLDLKENLEGTLRRRSLRRSNSISRSPGPSSPKEPHLLTRDISRSESLRSSTSCSQQIFRPCDLIHGEVLGKGFFGQAIKVTHKATGKVMVMKELIRCDEETQKTFLTEVKVMRSLDHPNVLKFIGVLYKDKKLNLLTEYIEGGTLKDFLRNVDPFPWEQKVSFAKGIASGMAYLHSMSIIHRDLNSHNCLIKLDKTVVVADFGLSRLIVEERKKPTLEKLSAKKRSLRKSDRKKRYTVVGNPYWMAPEMLNGQRYDETVDIFSFGIVLCEIIGQVYADPDCLPRTLDFGLNVKLFWEKFVPADCPPAFFPLAAVCCRLEPESRPPFSKLEDSFEALSLYLGELGIPLPSELEELDHNVSTAHGLIRDKLPSTLT from the exons ctgctcTGAATGCCAGGACCTCCTCACAAATTGGTACTATGAAAAAGACGGGAAACTCTACTGCCACAAGGACTACTGGAGGAAGTTTGGTGAATCTTGCCACGGCTGCTCTTTGCTGATGACGGGCCCCGTTATG GTGGCCGGTGAATACAAGTTCCACCCAGAATGCTTTGCTTGTATGAGCTGCAAGGTGATCATTGAAGATGGCGATACCTACGCGTTGGTGCAGCACTCTGCCCTCTACTG tgGCAAATGCCACAACCAGATTGTCCTGACGCCGATGATCGAAAGGCTCTCCACAGAGTCCCTGTGCGAACAGCTGCCCTACACACTGACCCTCGTCTCCATGCCTGCAGCCACTGACGGCAAGAGAGGGTTCACGGTGGCCGTGGAAGGCGGCTGCTCGGCCTATGCCACTAGCGTCCAAGTCAAAGA GGTCAATCGAATACATATTAGCCCCGATGTCCAAAACGCTATCCACCCCGGAGACAAAATCCTGGAGATAAACGGAACTCCGATTCGCACACTACAAACAGAAGAG GTCAAGGACTTGATCCGCAAGACGAGCCAAACGCTTCAGCTGCTGATCGAGCACGATCCGGTCTCTCAGCGCCTGGACAGGCTGCGCCTGGATTCCCACCTGCCTGTGCGCATTAAGAAGccctcttctccctgccccatttCACCTCTGGACCTCAAGGAGAATCTGGAAGGGACGTTGAGGCGGCGCTCTCTCAG GCGAAGCAACAGTATCTCCAGGTCCCCTGGCCCCAGCTCCCCAAAGGAACCACACCTCCTCACCCGGGATATCAGCCGCTCGGAATCGCTCCGCTCCTCTACAAGCTGCTCCCAGCAGATCTTCCGGCCCTGTGATCTGATCCATGGCGAAGTGTTGGGGAAAGGATTCTTTGGCCAGGCAATCAAG GTGACTCACAAAGCAACCGGGAAGGTCATGGTGATGAAGGAGCTGATTCGCTGTGATGAGGAAACACAGAAGACCTTCTTGACGGAG GTGAAGGTGATGCGTAGCTTAGACCATCCCAACGTGCTGAAGTTCATCGGTGTGTTGTACAAGGACAAGAAGCTGAATCTGCTCACGGAGTACATCGAAGGAGGGACCCTGAAGGACTTCCTTCGGAACGTG GATCCGTTTCCCTGGGAGCAGAAGGTCAGCTTTGCCAAAGGGATTGCCTCGGGGATG GCCTACCTCCACTCCATGTCCATCATTCACCGGGACCTGAATTCCCACAACTGCCTCATCAAGCTG GACAAGACGGTGGTGGTGGCAGACTTTGGCCTGTCCCGgctgattgtagaggagaggaagaagcCCACCCTGGAAAAGCTGTCGGCCAAGAAGCGGAGCTTGCGTAAGAGCGACCGGAAGAAACGCTACACggtggttgggaacccctactgGATGGCCCCGGAGATGCTGAACG GACAGCGCTATGACGAGACAGTGGACATCTTTTCCTTTGGGATCGTGCTTTGCGAG ATCATAGGCCAAGTGTATGCAGATCCAGACTGCCTGCCCCgcaccctggactttggcctgaatgtgaagctcttctgggagaagTTTGTTCCTGCCGATTGCCCTCCGGCTTTCTTCCCTCTGGCGGCTGTCTGCTGCAGGCTGGAGCCGGAGAGCAG GCCCCCATTTTCAAAACTGGAGGATTCTTTTGAAGCCCTTTCCTTATACCTGGGAGAActgggaatccccctcccctcggAACTGGAGGAACTGGACCACAACGTCAGCACGGCGCATGGGCTGATCCGGGACAAGCTACCCAGCACCCTCACTTAG
- the ALKBH2 gene encoding DNA oxidative demethylase ALKBH2: MSEHTQQSSMEKFLTRGALKTTAGTKTQRRPLRPTEGEDAACAEEGKQAAEEKRPRLELEMRPQDGPALRCAPWKQIRAEGLSCDYTVLFGKAEADDFFQQLEKEVEYFEGELTKLHVFGKWHKIPRKQVTYGDVGLTYTYSGVTFSPKPWIPVLSRIRNRIHTATGHTFNFVLINRYNDGHDHMGEHRDDEKELVPRSPIASASFGACRDFVFRHGTSQGKSPSRRIDPIKLQLEHGSLLMMNYPTNRYWYHSVPRRAKVLAPRINLTFRKVMAL, from the exons ATGAGTGAGCACACCCAGCAGTCGTCCATGGAGAAATTCCTCACCCGAGGGGCTCTGAAGACCACAGCAGGGACGAAGACCCAGAGAAGACCCCTTAGGCCGACAGAAGGAGAGGATGCAGCCTGTGCTGAGGAAGGCAAGCAAGCGGCGGAAGAGAAAAGGCCGAGGCTGGAATTGGAAATGCGCCCCCAGGACGGGCCCGCCTTGAGATGTGCTCCTTGGAAGCAGATCCGGGCCGAGGGGCTCAGCTGCGATTACACGGTCCTGTTTGGCAAGGCTGAGGCTGATGATTTCTTCCAGCAGTTGGAAAAGGAGGTAGAGTATTTTGAAG GGGAACTTACCAAGCTTCATGTCTTTGGCAAGTGGCATAAGATTCCAAGGAAACAGGTGACTTATGGGGACGTGGGTCTGACGTACACTTACTCGGGTGTCACCTTCTCTCCCAAGCCCTGGATTCCGGTGTTGAGTCGCATTCGAAATCGGATTCATACAGCTACTGGCCACACCTTCAATTTTGTCCTGATTAACAG ATACAACGATGGACATGATCACATGGGTGAGCACAGGGATGATGAGAAAGAGCTGGTCCCTCGCAGCCCCATCGCCTCGGCCTCCTTcggagcttgcagggactttgtcTTCCGACACGGCACCTCCCAAGGCAAAAGCCCTTCACGCCGCATCGACCCCATCAAACTGCAGCTGGAGCATGGCAGCCTGCTGATGATGAACTACCCTACCAACCGCTACTGGTACCACAGCGTCCCCCGCCGCGCGAAGGTCTTGGCCCCGAGAATCAACCTCACTTTCCGGAAAGTGATGGCTCTCTAG
- the UNG gene encoding uracil-DNA glycosylase has protein sequence MVGQKTLRSSFTALPDKKRSPSPALGGNTEAGSRKRPKTSPRPASLGPEQLERIHRRKEAALQRLAARTSSLVVPAKLGRGWRVALAGECAKPYFAQLMAFVAKDRKRYTVYPPPHQVFTWTQMCDIRDVKVVILGQDPYHGPKQAHGLCFSVQRPVPPPPSLENIFKELAADIEGFSHPGHGDLTGWAKQGVLLLNAVLTVRAHQAASHKEKGWEQFTDAVVSWLNSHLDGLVFMLWGAYAQKKGSAIDRKRHHVLQTVHPSPLSVYRGFFGCKHFSRTNKLLAQSGKKPIDWGAL, from the exons ATGGTCGGGCAGAAGACGCTGCGCTCTTCTTTTACGGCCCTGCCCGACAAGAAGCGGAGCCCCTCGCCGGCCCTGGGCGGGAACACTGAG GCTGGCTCCCGCAAGAGACCAAAGACCTCCCCACGACCTGCGTCGCTGGGCCCGGAGCAGCTTGAGCGGATCCACAGGAGAAAAGAGGCAGCGCTGCAGAGACTCGCTGCTCGCACCAGCAGCCTCGTTGTCCCAGCCAAGCTTGGGCGGGGCTGGAGGGTCGCGCTGGCTGGAGAGTGCGCCAAGCCCTACTTTGCCCAG CTTATGGCCTTTGTTGCTAAGGACCGCAAGCGTTACACAGTGTACCCACCCCCTCATCAAGTCTTCACCTGGACCCAGATGTGCGATATCCGTGAT GTAAAAGTGGTCATCCTGGGCCAAGACCCATATCATGGCCCCAAGCAGGCACATGGACTCTGCTTCAGTGTCCAGAGACCGGTTCCGCCTCCACCCAG CCTGGAGAATATTTTCAAAGAACTTGCTGCAGACATAGAAGGCTTTTCTCATCCTGGCCATGGGGACTTGACTGGATGGGCCAAACAAG GAGTGCTCCTGCTCAACGCGGTCCTCACTGTCCGAGCACACCAAGCTGCTTCCCACAAGGAGAAGGGCTGGGAGCAGTTCACGGACGCGGTGGTGTCCTGGCTGAATAGCCACTTGGACGGCCTGGTCTTCATGCTCTGGGGCGCCTATGCGCAGAAGAAGGGCAGCGCCATCGACCGG AAACGCCACCACGTCCTGCAGACAGTCCATCCATCCCCGCTCTCTGTGTACCGAGGTTTCTTTGGCTGCAAGCATTTCTCCCGAACAAACAAATTACTGGCACAATCTGGGAAGAAGCCCATTGACTGGGGAGCCCTCTGA
- the USP30 gene encoding ubiquitin carboxyl-terminal hydrolase 30 isoform X2 — MPLSRPSLEETDKAALRRSKVMNNWGVLGGIAAALAASVYVLWGPITERRKRGKGLVPGLLNLGNTCFMNSLLQGLSACPSLIRWLEGFTVQYKAEQRETPGQHCLSLTLLHLLKALSCQEATDEDLLDASGLLEVLRMYRWQISSFEEQDAHELFHVLTSSLEDERDRRPRVTHLFDVHSLEQPEIPQKEICCRTRGSPRPASSHWKLQHPFHGRLTSNMVCKHCKHQSPLRYDTFDSLSLSIPATMWGHPLTLDHCLHHFISSESVKDVVCDNCTKIQAEGTASGQTVENQRTTFVKQLKLGKLPQCLCIHLQRLSWSSQGTPLKRNEHVQFGEFLAMDIYKYRFPAHKANPKGSPEASPSTGEGTAPKLPATERRAINKAPLVNGACSPSLLTPPLAFPYVAVPDYGSPTYLYRLMAIVVHHGDMHSGHFVTCRRSPPPSKNPLATSNQWLWISDDVVRKTTLQEVLSSSAYLLFYERVPSRQQQHQSQELRAEE; from the exons ATGCCCCTGAGCCGCCCCAGCCTGGAAGAGACGGACAAGGCGGCGCTCAGAAG ATCGAAAGTAATGAATAACTGGGGTGTGCTTGGCGGGATTGCAGCTGCTCTTGCCGCCAGCGTCTATGTCCTGTGGGGTCCCATCACGGAGAGAAGAAAACGCGGGAAAG GGTTggtcccaggcctgctcaatctGGGGAACACTTGCTTCATGAACTCCCTGCTCCAAGGATTGTCTGCTTGTCCGTCTTTGATCAGATGGCTGGAGGGATTCACTGTTCAGTACAAGGCTGAACAGAGGGAGACACCTGGCCAGCACTGCTTGTCTCTTACGTTGCTCCACCTCCTAAAAG CTCTGTCCTGCCAGGAGGCGACGGACGAGGACCTCCTGGATGCCAGCGGCTTGTTAGAGGTGTTAAGGATGTACAGGTGGCAGATCTCCTCTTTCGAAGAGCAG GATGCTCACGAGCTCTTCCACGTCCTCACCTCCTCGCTGGAAGATGAACGAGATCGTCGGCCTCGGGTCACGCATCTCTTTGATGTGCATTCGCTAGAG CAGCCAGAAATACCCCAAAAGGAAATATGCTGCAGAACAAGAG GATCCCCTCGTCCCGCATCGAGCCACTGGAAGCTGCAGCATCCTTTTCACGGCAGGCTGACGAGCAACATGGTTTGCAAACATTGCAAGCATCAg AGCCCTCTGAGATATGATACATTTGACAGTCTGTCCCTGAGCATTCCTGCCACCATGTGG ggcCACCCCCTGACGCTGGACCACTGCCTCCACCACTTCATCTCCTCCGAATCGGTCAAGGATGTTGTCTGTGACAACTGCACGAAG ATCCAAGCGGAGGGGACTGCGAGTGGACAGACGGTGGAGAACCAGAGGACAACGTTCGTGAAACAGCTAAAACTGGGGAAG CTGCCGCAGTGCCTCTGCATCCACCTGCAAAGGCTGAGCTGGTCCAGCCAGGGGACGCCTCTGAAACGCAACGAGCACGTCCAGTTCGGCGAGTTCCTCGCCATGGACATCTACAAGTATCGCTTCCCTGCCCACAAGGCCAACCCCAAAGGCAGCCCGGAGGCCTCGCCCAGCACGGGAGAAGGGACCGCGCCAAAGCTGCCAG CCACGGAGCGACGAGCTATCAACAAAGCCCCCCTGGTGAACGGCGCTTGCTCCCCGTCCTTGCTGACCCCGCCTCTGGCCTTCCCGTACGTGGCTGTTCCCGACTACGG ATCCCCCACATATCTGTACCGCCTGATGGCCATTGTGGTGCACCACGGGGACATGCACTCGGGACACTTCGTGACGTGCCGTCGCTCTCCTCCGCCTTCCAAAAACCCCCTGGCCACCAGCAACCAGTGGCTGTGGATTTCGGACGACGTGGTGCGCAAGACCACCCTGCAGGAGGTCCTTTCGTCCAGCGCCTACCTGCTCTTCTATGAGCGCGTCCCCtcgcggcagcagcagcatcaaagcCAGGAGCTCCGAGCGGAAGAGTAA
- the LIMK2 gene encoding LIM domain kinase 2 isoform X2, whose product MGSYLSSPGYFIPKEPFRCSECQDLLTNWYYEKDGKLYCHKDYWRKFGESCHGCSLLMTGPVMVAGEYKFHPECFACMSCKVIIEDGDTYALVQHSALYCGKCHNQIVLTPMIERLSTESLCEQLPYTLTLVSMPAATDGKRGFTVAVEGGCSAYATSVQVKEVNRIHISPDVQNAIHPGDKILEINGTPIRTLQTEEVKDLIRKTSQTLQLLIEHDPVSQRLDRLRLDSHLPVRIKKPSSPCPISPLDLKENLEGTLRRRSLRRSNSISRSPGPSSPKEPHLLTRDISRSESLRSSTSCSQQIFRPCDLIHGEVLGKGFFGQAIKVTHKATGKVMVMKELIRCDEETQKTFLTEVKVMRSLDHPNVLKFIGVLYKDKKLNLLTEYIEGGTLKDFLRNVDPFPWEQKVSFAKGIASGMAYLHSMSIIHRDLNSHNCLIKLDKTVVVADFGLSRLIVEERKKPTLEKLSAKKRSLRKSDRKKRYTVVGNPYWMAPEMLNGQRYDETVDIFSFGIVLCEIIGQVYADPDCLPRTLDFGLNVKLFWEKFVPADCPPAFFPLAAVCCRLEPESRPPFSKLEDSFEALSLYLGELGIPLPSELEELDHNVSTAHGLIRDKLPSTLT is encoded by the exons ATGGGAAGCTACTTGTCCTCCCCAGGGTACTTCATTCCGAAGGAGCCTTTTCG ctgctcTGAATGCCAGGACCTCCTCACAAATTGGTACTATGAAAAAGACGGGAAACTCTACTGCCACAAGGACTACTGGAGGAAGTTTGGTGAATCTTGCCACGGCTGCTCTTTGCTGATGACGGGCCCCGTTATG GTGGCCGGTGAATACAAGTTCCACCCAGAATGCTTTGCTTGTATGAGCTGCAAGGTGATCATTGAAGATGGCGATACCTACGCGTTGGTGCAGCACTCTGCCCTCTACTG tgGCAAATGCCACAACCAGATTGTCCTGACGCCGATGATCGAAAGGCTCTCCACAGAGTCCCTGTGCGAACAGCTGCCCTACACACTGACCCTCGTCTCCATGCCTGCAGCCACTGACGGCAAGAGAGGGTTCACGGTGGCCGTGGAAGGCGGCTGCTCGGCCTATGCCACTAGCGTCCAAGTCAAAGA GGTCAATCGAATACATATTAGCCCCGATGTCCAAAACGCTATCCACCCCGGAGACAAAATCCTGGAGATAAACGGAACTCCGATTCGCACACTACAAACAGAAGAG GTCAAGGACTTGATCCGCAAGACGAGCCAAACGCTTCAGCTGCTGATCGAGCACGATCCGGTCTCTCAGCGCCTGGACAGGCTGCGCCTGGATTCCCACCTGCCTGTGCGCATTAAGAAGccctcttctccctgccccatttCACCTCTGGACCTCAAGGAGAATCTGGAAGGGACGTTGAGGCGGCGCTCTCTCAG GCGAAGCAACAGTATCTCCAGGTCCCCTGGCCCCAGCTCCCCAAAGGAACCACACCTCCTCACCCGGGATATCAGCCGCTCGGAATCGCTCCGCTCCTCTACAAGCTGCTCCCAGCAGATCTTCCGGCCCTGTGATCTGATCCATGGCGAAGTGTTGGGGAAAGGATTCTTTGGCCAGGCAATCAAG GTGACTCACAAAGCAACCGGGAAGGTCATGGTGATGAAGGAGCTGATTCGCTGTGATGAGGAAACACAGAAGACCTTCTTGACGGAG GTGAAGGTGATGCGTAGCTTAGACCATCCCAACGTGCTGAAGTTCATCGGTGTGTTGTACAAGGACAAGAAGCTGAATCTGCTCACGGAGTACATCGAAGGAGGGACCCTGAAGGACTTCCTTCGGAACGTG GATCCGTTTCCCTGGGAGCAGAAGGTCAGCTTTGCCAAAGGGATTGCCTCGGGGATG GCCTACCTCCACTCCATGTCCATCATTCACCGGGACCTGAATTCCCACAACTGCCTCATCAAGCTG GACAAGACGGTGGTGGTGGCAGACTTTGGCCTGTCCCGgctgattgtagaggagaggaagaagcCCACCCTGGAAAAGCTGTCGGCCAAGAAGCGGAGCTTGCGTAAGAGCGACCGGAAGAAACGCTACACggtggttgggaacccctactgGATGGCCCCGGAGATGCTGAACG GACAGCGCTATGACGAGACAGTGGACATCTTTTCCTTTGGGATCGTGCTTTGCGAG ATCATAGGCCAAGTGTATGCAGATCCAGACTGCCTGCCCCgcaccctggactttggcctgaatgtgaagctcttctgggagaagTTTGTTCCTGCCGATTGCCCTCCGGCTTTCTTCCCTCTGGCGGCTGTCTGCTGCAGGCTGGAGCCGGAGAGCAG GCCCCCATTTTCAAAACTGGAGGATTCTTTTGAAGCCCTTTCCTTATACCTGGGAGAActgggaatccccctcccctcggAACTGGAGGAACTGGACCACAACGTCAGCACGGCGCATGGGCTGATCCGGGACAAGCTACCCAGCACCCTCACTTAG